TGGTCGACCTGGCGGTGCCCTTCCACACGGCGGTCACCGCCGAGCAGGTGGAGCGGGCGCTCGCCGAGCACCCGGAGATCGACTTCGTCTCGCTGGTGCACGCGGAGGCCGCCACCGGCAACACCAACCCGGTCGCGGAGATCGGCGAGGTCGTCCGCGCTCACGGCGCCCTCTTCTACCTGGACGCGGTCGCCTCGATCGGCGCCGAGCCGGTGCTGCCGGACGCCTGGGGCGTCGACATGTGCATCATCGGCGCGCAGAAGGCGATGGGCGGCCCGGCGGGCGTCTCGGCGGTGTCGGTGAGCGAGCGGGCGTGGGAGCGGTTCGCCGCCAACCCGGCCGCGCCGCGCCGCTCGTACCTCTCCCTCCTGGACTGGAAGGAGCGGTGGATCGACGGCGGCCGCAAGGCGCTGCTGCACGCCCCGGCGCAGCTGGAGATGCTGGCCCTGGAGGCGTGCGTGGAGCGGATCGAGGCGGAGGGCCTGGACCGGCTGATGGCCCGGCACGCCTCGGCCGCGGCGGCGACCCGCGCGGGCGCGGTGGCGCTGGGCGGCGGCCTGGAGCCGTACGTGTACGAGGCGGCGGACGCGGCCCCGGTGGCGACGACGCTGCGGGTCCCGGCCGACCTCGACGCCTCGGAGCTGGTGTCGAAGGCGCTGGCGGCGGACCCGTCGCTGCCGCTGATCGCGGGCGGCGGGGCGCTGGCGCGGGAGATGGTCCGGGTCAACCACTACGGGGCCGACGCGACCCCGAACGCGGTGCAGTCGTCGCTGGCCGCGCTGGGCGCCGTGCTCGGCGAGGCGGGCCGGACGGTGGACCTGGAGGGCGCGCGCCGGGCGGTCACGGCGGCCTGGCGGTAGGCAGGTCCGGTACGCGGAGGGGGCGGGGGTCGTCGTGACCCCCGCCCCCTCCGCGTATCCGCCGCCTACAGCGCGGGGTAGTCGATGTAGCCCTGGGGGCCGCCGGCGTACATGGTGGCGGGGTCCGGGGTGGCGTAGGGGCCGTCGGCCCTGAGGCGGGCGGGCAGGTCGGGGTTGGCGATGAAGAGCCTGCCGTAGGCGACGAGGTCGGTGGTGCCGTCCTCGATGAGGGCGAGGGACTCGGCGCCGGTGGGTTCGGCGCCGGTGGCCGGGTTGAGGATGAAGGTGCCGGCGAAGCGCTTGCGCAGGTCGAGGACGAGCGGGCGGCGCTCCGGGCCGGTCTCCAGGACGTGAAGGTAGGCGATGCCGACGGGCTCGATCGCGGTGAGGAGCCGCGTGTAGAGCTCGTCGGTGTCGGTCTCGCTGATGTCGTTGAGCGTGTTGGCCGGGGAGATGCGCAGGCCGGTGCGGCCGGGGCCGATCTCGGCGGCGACGGCCTTGACGACCTCGACGGCGAAGCGGATGCGGTTCTCGACCGGGCCGCCCCACTCGTCGGTGCGGTGGTTGGAGCCGGAGGCGAGGAACTGCTGGATCAGGTAGCCGTTGGCGCCGTGGATCTCGACGCCGTCGAAGCCGGCCTCGACGGCGTTGCGGGCGGCGGAGGCGAAGCCGGCGACCGCCTCGTGGACCTGGTCGGCGGTGAGCTCGCGCGGGGTGACGAAGTCCTTGGGGCCCTCGTGGGTGTAGACCTGGCCGGCGGCGGCGACGGGCGAGGGGCCGACCGGGTGGAGGTCGCCGTCGAGGAGGTCGGGGTGGCCGATCCGGCCGGTGTGCATGAGCTGGGCGAAGATCCGGCCGCCGCGCTCGTGGACGGCGTCGGTGACCCGGCGCCAGGCGGCGATCTGCTCGCGGCTGTGGAGGCCGGGGGTGTCGGGGTAGCCCTGGCCCTCGGCGACCGGCTGGATGCCCTCGCTGATGATCAGGCCGGCGGAGGCGCGCTGGGCGTAGTACTCGGCGACGATCGCGGTGGGGGTGCGGTCCCGGCCGTCGGCCCGGCTGCGGGTCATGGGGGCCATGGCGATCCGGTTGGCGAGGCGGATGCCTGCGAGGTCCACGGGGTCGAATGCGGTGGTCATGGCGGTCTCCCGGAACAATATGTGGTCGGCCAACTATTTGGCCCGCCGCCACTGTAACCCATTCATTGGCCAGCCAAGCAAAAAAGTGGGCCACCGGTAACCTGGGGGGTGAAGAGCCGCCCCGAGGAGCCCCGATGACCACAGCAGAGCCCGCCTGTACCGAGGAACTCCCGTCCGCCGCGCGCGGTGGGCCCGTCGGGCACACCCTCGCCCGGGTCTCCCGGACCCACCGGATAGCGATGGGGCGCCGCCTGCGCGAGCTGGGCCTCTACCCGGGCCAGGAGCTGATGATGATGCGGCTGTGGGACTGCGGGGCGGTCCGCCAGTCGGAGCTGATCCAGTCGCTCGGGCTCGACCCGTCGACCGTGACGAAGATGCTCCAGCGGCTCGAGCAGTGCGGATACGTGCGCCGCTCCCCCGACCCCGCCGACCGGCGGGCGGTCCTGGTCGAGGCCACGGAGCGGGGGCAGGCGCTGCGGGCCGGCGTCGAGGGCGCCTGGGCCGACCTGGAGGAGAGCTCGCTGGCCGGGCTCGGCCCGGCGGAGCGGGCCGAACTGGCCCGCCTCCTCGGCGTCCTGGCGGAGAACCTGCGCGCGGAGGCGGGCGACGCGGGCGACTGCCCGCCGATCACCTGCTGAGGGGCCGGCCCCCGCAGGGGAGGGGAACGCCTCAGCCCGCGAGGACGTCCAGGGTCCGGTCGACGTCCGCCGCCGTGTTGTACAGGTGGAACGAGGCCCGCAGGTTGCCGGCCCGCGCCGACAGCAGGACGCCCGCGGCCTCCAGGGCGTCCGCCCGGTGGCCGAGGCCCGGCACCGCGACGACCGTGGAGTCGTCCATGACCGGCCGGTGCCCGAGGGAGAGCAGCCCGGCACGGAAGCGGGCGGCGAGCCCCTTGTCGTGCGCCTCGATCCGCCCGATGCCGATCTCCTCCAGGAGCGCCAGCGAGGCGGCCGCGCCGTGGTACGAGAGGAAGGCGGCGGGCTCGTCGAACCGGCGGGCGGAGCGCGCGAGTTCGCGCACCGGGCCGTAGCTGTTGACCCACCGCTCCTCGCCGGTGACCCAGCCCGCGTGGATGGCGAGCAGGCTGTCCTGCGCCTCCTCGGTGACGGTGAGGAAGGAGGTGCCGCGCGGGCAGAGCAGGTACTTGTAGGCGCCGGCGACCGTGTAGTCCCACTCCCCCGCCGCCAGCGGCAGCCAGCCCGCGGACTGGGTGGCGTCGAGCAGGGTGCGGGCCCCGTGGGCCGCCGCGGCGGCCCGGACGGCGGCGAGGTCCGCGGTCCGCCCGTCCGCCGACTGCACGGCGGAGAGGCCGACCAGGGCGGTCTCCGGGCGGACGGACTCGGCGAGCCGCTCCAACGGCACGAAGCGGACCTTGAGGTCGCCGCGGATCGTGAAGGGCGTGATGAGGGAGGAGAAGTCGCCCTCGGGGAAGAGGATCTCGGCTCCGGCGGGCATCGACTGGGCGATCATCCCGGAGTGCACGGCGACCGAGCTGCCGACCGCGACCCGCTCGGACGCGACCCCGGCGAGCCGGGCGTAGGCGGCGCGGGCCTCGTCGACGACGTCGAAGCTGCCGGCGCCGCCGGCCCGCCCGTCCGCGGTCTCCCGCGCGAGGAGCGTGACCGCGTCGACGGAACGGCGCGGCAGCAGGCCGCAGGCGGAGGTGTTCAGATAGGTCCGCGTGGGGGCGAACTCGGCGCCGCCGAGCGGCTGATCGAGGGAGTCCATGGCCCCAGCCTGGGCTCAGCGCGACCACCCGTCAATGCCCGTGGATCATGGAGCGCCCCCAAGCGGCCCTTATCCGCGCAGGTCAGAGGGGTCAGCCGCGCGGCGGGACCGCGCAGCCGTCCGGTCCGCACGCCTCCGCGCCGTCGTCGGCGACGACGGCGACCGGCTGCAGGACGCGGCCCTGCCACGCCTGCTCCAGGGCCTGGGTGAAGACCTCGGCGGGCTGCCCGCCGGAGACGCCGTAGCGGCGGTCGAGGACGAAGAAGGGGACGCCGGTGGCGCCGAGTTCGGCGGCCTCGCGCTCGTCGTCCCGCACCGCGTCGGCGTAGGCGGTCTCGTCGGCGAGGACGGCGCGCGCCTCGGCCTCGTCGAGCCCGGCCTCCACGGCGAGGGCGATCAGCGTCTCCCCGTCGAAGACGGACCGCTCCTCGGCGAAGTTGGCCCGGTAGGCGAGGTCCAGGAGCTCGTTCTGCCGGCCGCGCTCGCGGGCGAGGTGCAGCAGCCGGTGGATGTCGAAGGTGTTGCCGTGGTCGCGGCCGTCGGTCCGGTACTCCAGGCCCTCGGCGTGCGCGTTGGACGCCACGTGCGCCTCCATGGCCCGCGCCTCGTCGAGCGTCCGCCCGTACTTCTTCGCCAGCATCTCCAGGACGGGCCCGGTGTCGCCCTTGGCGCGGTGCGGGTCCAGCTCGAAGGACCGGTGCACGACCTCGACGTCGTCCCGGTGGGCGAAGGCGGCGAGACCCTTCTCGAACCGGGCCTTGCCGATGTAGCACCAGGGACAGGCGATGTCCGACCAGATCTCTACGCGCATGGTTCTTCTTCTCCGGGGGTCGTACGGGGCGGACGGGGGTCAGTCCTCGTCCGAACGCCGACCGACCCGGATTTCATTCCGTTTCCGCCCGGGATGTGAGCCGGAGCACGCGGCGGACGCGCCGGGAGGGCCGTCCGCGGCGGTCTCCCCGCCCGTTCCGCTTCGCCCCCGGGCCGGGCCCCGGCGCGGGACCCGGCGCCGGAGGGACTCAGTGCCGGGGGACGCCCAGCGGGTTGCCGTCGCGCAGCTCCGGCGGGAGGAGGTGCTGCGGGGTCGACTGGTAGGTGACCGGGCGGAGCCAGCGCTCGATGGCGGTGGCGCCGACCGAGGTGGAGGTGGAGGTGGTGGCCGGGTAGGGGCCGCCGTGGTGCTGGGCTCCGGCCACGGCCACGCCGGTGGGCCAGCCGCCGACCAGGATCCGGCCGGCGAGCGGGGTGAGGGCGGCGAGCAGGCCGGGGGCGGCCGGGTCCTCGTCGGCGCAGTGCAGGGTGGCCGTGAGGTTGCCGGGCAGCCGGCCGAGGACGGCGGTGATCTCGGCCTCGTCGGTGTAGCGGGCGACGACGGTGACCGGGCCGAAGCACTCCTCCAGGAGGAGGCCGTGGTCGCCGTCGGCGAGCCGGGCCGCGTCGACGGTGAGGACGCCTGCGGTGACGGTGTGCTCGTCGGCGGCGCCGGGGGCGACGGGCGCCGCCACGCCGTCGAGGGCGGCCCGCTCGGTGACGCCGTCGACGAAGGCGGCCCGCATCCGGTGGTCGAGCAGGACGGCGGGGCCGGCCTGGCCGACGCCCTCGGCGAGGGCGGCGAGGAAGCGGTCGCCGTCGGCGCCGGCCGGGGCGAGGACGAAGCCGGGCTTGGTGCAGAACTGGCCGGCGCCCAGGGTCATCGAGCCGGCCAGGCCGGCCCCCAGCTCCTCGGCGCGCTCGGCTGCGGCGCCGACGGTGACGACGACCGGGTTGAGGGAGCCGAGCTCGCCGTGGAAGGGGATCGGAGCGGGGCGGGCGGCGGCGGCGTCGAAGAGCGCCCGGCCGCCGCGTACGGAGCCGGTGAAGCCGGCCGCCGCGACCAGCGGGTGGCGGACCAGCGCGACGCCCGCCTCGAAGCCGTGCAGCAGGACGACGACGTCCTCGGGGAGGCCGGCCTTGGCGGCGGCCCGGCGCAGCAGTCCGGCGGTCAGTTCGGAGGTGGCCGGGTGGTCGGGGTGGGCCTTGACGACGACGGGGCAGCCGGCGGCGAGGGCGCTGGCGGTGTCGCCGCCGGGGACGGAGAAGGCGAGCGGGAAGTTGCTGGCGGCGTAGACGGCGACCACGCCGAGCGGGATCTTCCAGCGGCGCAGGTCGGGGCGGGGCGGCACGGCCGACGGGTCGGGCAGGTCGATCCGTACGTCGAGGAAGGCGCCCTCGTCGACGACGTCGGCGAAGGCGCGCAGCTGGGCGGTGGTGCGGGCGAGTTCGCCGGTGAGCCGGGGGGCGCCGAGGGCGGTCTCGGCGTCGGCGGTGGTGACGACCTCGTCGGCGGCGGCGTCCAGGAGGTCGGCGGCGGTCCGCAGGAAGGCCGCGCGGACCGTGCGGTCGGCGAGGGACGCGCGGACGGCGTGCGCGGCGCGGACCGCGCGGTCGACCCTGTCGGCCGTGGCCTCCGTCGCGACCTGCTCGCGCCGCTTCCCCGAGCGGGGGTCCACACTCCACACTGCTGCTGCCGACACGGCCCACACCCCTGTTCACTATGATGAACGTCGTTCTTGTGCATGAACGCTTCGGGGTGGACTCTATTGACGCCACGGGCGTTCCCACAAGGTCGTCCTGGAGCCACAAGGTCCTCCGGATGTCAGGGAGAAGGGCGGGGTCATGGCGGGTGCCGACGCGAACGGTGCGCAGGTGAAGTCCGCGGTGCGGACGGTGGAGCTGCTGGAGTTCTTCGCCGGCCGGCCCGGGATGCACACGCTGGCCGCCGTCCAGGAGGCCGTCGGCTATCCCAAGTCGAGCCTGTACATGCTGCTGCGCACCCTGGTCGAGCTGGGCTGGGTGGAGACCGACGCCACCGGCACCCGGTACGGCATCGGGGTGCGGGCGCTGCTCGTGGGGACCTCGTACATCGACGGCGACGAGGTGGTGGCGGCCTCCCGGGTCACCCTGGACCGGCTCTCGGACGACACCACGGAGACCGTCCACCTGGCCCGGCTGGACGGCACCAGCGTGGTCTATCTGGCGACCCGCCAGTCCCAGCACCATCTGCGGCCCTTCACCCGGGTCGGCCGCCGGCTCCCCGCCCACTCGACCGCGCTGGGCAAGGCGCTGCTCGCCACCCACGACGACGAGCAGGTGCGGGAGCTGCTGCCGAAGAGCCTGCCGGCGGTGACCGAGCACACGATCACCGACCGGGAGCGGCTGATCGAGGAGCTGGCCGGCGTGCGCGAGCAGGGCTTCGCGGTGGACCGCGAGGAGAACACCCTCGGGCTGCGCTGCTTCGCGGTGGCGATCCCCTACCGGACCCCGGCCCGGGACGCGCTGAGCTGCTCGGTGCCGGCCGCGCGGCTGACCCCGGGCCACGAGCAGCTGATCAAGGACGCCCTCTTCGACGCGCGGGACCGACTGACGCTGGCGACCCGGCGGCTGTGAGACCCGCGTCGGCGCCGGATGCGTGCCACATGAACGTTTCCTGAGAATCGGGCCACATCCGGAACGTCACGCGCCGCCCCGTTCGTCCCCCTGGTGCCATGAACAAGACGATCAGGCGCACCTCGGTCTTCGTGCTGCTCCTCGTGCTCGCCCTCCTCGGGCGGGCCACCTGGGTGCAGGCGTACGAGAACAAGGCGCTCGCGAACGACAGCAAGAACCGGCGGAAGACGATCGCGCAGTACGCGCAGCCGCTCGGGAACATCGTCGTGGCCGGCTCGCCGGTCACCGGCTCGAAGCGCACCGAGAGCGGTGATCTCGCGTACGAGCGCAGCTACCCGGACGGCGAGCTGTACGCGGCGGTCACGGGCTACAGCTCGCAGGCGTACGGCGCCACCCAGCTGGAGGGCATCTACTCCGGGATCCTGGACGGCACCGACGACCGGCTGAAGAACCCCGTGGACGTGGTCACCCGCAAGCAGCAGGAGCCGGGCACGGTCGTCACCACGATCGACCCGGAGGTGCAGAAGGCCGGCTACCGGGCGCTGGGGAGCAAGAAGGGCGCGGCGGTCGCGATCGACCCGGCGAGCGGACGGATCCTCGCCATGGTCTCCACGCCCTCCTACGACCCCTCGGCCATCGCCGGCACGACCGACGGCGACGCGTGGAAGAAGCTGACGGAGGATCCGGACAAGCCGCTGGTGAACCGGGCGCTGCGGCAGCCGCTGCCGCCCGGCTCCACCTTCAAGCTGGTGGTCGCGGCCGCCGCCCTGGAGGACGGCCTGTACTCCTCGGTGGACGTGCGGACGGAGAGCCCGGACCCGTACACCCTGCCGGGCACCCGCACGGTCCTGAGGAACGAGAACGCCTCCGCGCCCTGCGAGAACGCCACGATCCGCACCGCGCTCCAGTACTCCTGCAACAACGTCTTCGCCAAGATGGCCGCCGACCTGGGGCAGGACAAGGTGCGGGCGATGGCGGAGAAGTTCGGCTTCGACGACGACGAGCGGGACGTGCCGGTCCGGGCGTACGCGAGCGTCTACCCGTCCGGGATGGACCGGGCGCAGACCGCGCTCACCGGCATCGGGCAGTTCGACGTCACCGCGACCCCGCTCCAGATGGCGATGGTCTCGGCGGTGATCGCCAACGACGGGCAGCTGGCCTCCCCGCACATGGTCTCCGAGGTGGTCGACTCCGACGGCGACGCGCTGGAGTCCTTCGACGACGGCGACACCACCCGGATCGTCTCCTCGGCCACCGCGGAGCAGCTGCGCAGCGCGATGGTGACGGTGGTGGAGGAGGGCACCGGCAGCAACGCGGCGGTCGCGGGCGCCGAGGTCGGCGGCAAGACGGGCACGGCGCAGCACGGCGAGAACAACAGCAAGACGCCGTACGCCTGGTTCACCTCCTACGCGAAGGACCCGTCGACGGGGAAGCAGGTGGCGGTGGCCGTGATGATCGAGGACTCGGGCGCGGCCCGCTCGGAGGTCAGCGGCAACGGCCTGGCGGCGCCGGTGGCGCAGAAGATGATGGCGGCGGCGCTGAGGTGACGCCGGGCTGACGCCGGGGCGCGTCCCGAAGTGGGGCCCGCGGGGGCCGGATTGGCCCCCGCGGGCCCTCGTGCGATAGGCAGGGACACGCTCGAACAGAAGATGCGTTCCCGAACTGTCGATCTTGCTCCGCGGAGGACCGTCGTGCGTCGCCTGCCCCGTTCGCTGTCCGGCTGGACCATGGCGGTCTTCGGCCTCCTCGCCGCCGTCCTCGGGGTGGTGGGCCTGGTCGCCCCGGACGCCCTGCTCACGGTGATGGGCTTCGAGCCGGTGCCGGACGGGGCGCGGGCCGAGGGCGACCACACGCTGGTCTTCCTCACCGCCTCCTCGATGGCCGCGCTCAACATGGGCGTCTACTACGTGCTCGCCGCGCTCTCCGACTGGCGGGCGTTCTTCCGCTGGACGGTCCCCTTCCGGCTGCTCACCTGCGCGGTCTTCACCCTCGCGGTCGTCACGGAGCGGGCCCCGTCCGGTTTCCTCGGGGTGGGCCTGTGGGAGGGGCTCGGTGCCGTGGTCACGGGTGCGGCGCTGTGGTACGAGCGGAAGGGCGCCGCGCGCCGGGAATAGGGCAGGTGCCCGATCCCCCGGGGCCGCCTCAGACGCCACGCTCCGTCCATGCGCTGGTATCTGACAGGTGTGGTGGTGTCCGGGTTCGGGACGACGGCGATGTGGCTGGTCTCCGGGATCTGGGTCAAGTCGCTGACGGGTTCGGACGGTCTCGCGGCCCTCACCGCCTTCGCCCTCTGGGCCCCGGCCCTGCTCGGGCCGCTGCTCGGCACGCTCGCGGACCGGGTGCGCCGCCGTCCGCTGCTGGTCGCGCTCGACCTGGCGATGGCCGCCGTCCTCCCGCTGCTGCTCTGGGTGACCTCGGCCGACCGGGTGTGGCTGCTCTTCGCCGTCCTCGTGCTGTACGGGGCGCAGGGCGCCGTCCACGACGCGGCCGAGCAGGCGCTGCTCTCGGCCGGCGTCGGCAAGGAGCGGCTCGGCTCCGTCAACGGCTGGCGCATGACCGCCGGCGAGTCCGTGAAGCTGATCGCCCCGCTGGCCGCGGCGGGGCTCTTCGCCCGGTACGGGGGCGGTCCCGTCGCCCTCCTGGACGCAGCGACCTTCGTCCTGGCCGCCGCCGCCTTCGCCGCGATGCGGGTCCGGGAGGAGCGGCCGGTGTCCGCCGTCCCCCGCGCCCGGGGCGCCTGGCGGCGGGAGACCGCCGAGGGCGTCCGGCTGCTCGCCGCCTCCCCGGTCCTGCGGCCGCTGGTCGCCACCGGGGCGTTCACGATGCTGCTCGCCGGGGTGAACGGGGCGGCGGTGTACGCGGTGGTGGACCAGGGGCTCGGCCGGCCGCCCGCGTACGCCGGGGTGCTGTACGCGGTGCAGGGCGCCGGTTCGGTCCTCGCGGGCCTGACCGCCGGGCCGCTGCTGCGCCGGGTGCCGGAGCAGCTGCTCGCCGCCGCCGGGCTCGCCCTCTTCGCGGCGGCGGCCGGGCTGCGGGCGCTGCCCTTCGACGCGACGGCCCTGGCCGCGAGCGCGGTGATCGGGGTGGGCCTGCCGTGGGTGCTGGTGGCGGCGATGACGGGGGTGCAGAAGGAGGCCCCGGCGGGGGCGGCGGGACGGATCGCGGCGACCGCGAACACGGTCCTCTTCGTGCCGAACGCGGTGGCCCTGGCCCTGGGCGCGGCCCTGGTCACGGCCGTGGACGCGCGGCTGCTGCTGCCGGTGCTCGCGGTGGCGGGGCTGGCCTGGGCGGCGGTCACGGCGGCCGCCCCGGCACGCGCGCGGACCGGGGCCGCGGCCGGTTCCCCGTAGCGCCCGGATCCTGGTCGGCCCCCTTCGTGGTGCGTCGCCGCGAGGGGCCGGGGAGCATGGAAGGGGCGGCGGGCTCGGCGGGAGGAGGGCAGGGTGACGGCCGGTTCCTTCCCGGAGACGGGCACGGGGACGGAGGAGGGTCGCGGCGGCGTGCCCCGCGGCCCCGGAGGTCCGGGCCCGGGCGGTGGCGCGGCCGGGCCGCCCGGCGGCCCGGTGTCCCGGTCGTCCTTCGACGCGCGGGGGCTGCTCGACGTGCTCGGGGTGGCCGCCGTGGTGGTGGATTCGGCCGGCCGGATCGTGCTGTGGAGCCCGCAGGCGGAGACGCTCTTCGGCTACCGGGCCGACGAGGCCCTCGGCCGGTACGTGGCCCGGCTGATCGTCGGCGAGGAGCACCGGTCCGAGGCGATGCGGCTCTTCGGCGAGGTGCTGGGCCGCGGCACCACCTGGGCGGGCACCTTCCCCGTACGGCACAAGGACGGATCGACCCGCCAGGTCGAGTTCCGCAACATGCGGCTCACCGACGACCTGGGCGACCTGTACGCGCTCGGCATCTGCGCCGACCGGACCGCCGTGGCCCGGGTGGAGACCGAACTGGCCCTCTCCGACCGGCTGGTCGACCAGTCCCCGATCGGCCTGGCGGTCCTCGACACGGAGCTGCGGTACGCGCTGGTCAACCCGGCGCTCGAACGGTTCAACGGGCTGCCGGCCGACCGGCACCTGGGCCGGCGCCCCTCCGAGGTGCTGCCGGGCGTGGACGCGGCGCCGCTGGAGGAGGCGGCCCGGCGGGTGCTGGAGACCGGGAAGCCGCTCCTCGACCTCCAGGTGCTGGGCTCGACCCCGTCCGACCCGGGGGGCGGCGAGCACGCCTGGTCGGTGTCGTTCTACCGGCTGGAGGCGGTCGGCGGCCGGGTCCTCGGCGTGGCGGCCTGGGTCGTCGACGTGACCGAGCGGTACCGGGCGGACGCGGCGGCCGACCGGTCCCGGCGGCGGCTCGCGCTGATCGCGGACGCCTCGGCCCGGGTCGGCACCACCCTGGAGGTCGAGCGGACCGCCGACGAGCTGGCGTCGGTGGTGGTGCCCGCGCTCGCCGACGTGGCGGCCGTCGACGTCCTCGACTCGGTGCTCTCGCTGCGCCGGCCGGGCGCCCCCGAGCAGGGCCCGGCGCTCTTCCGGGCGCTCGCGGTGAAGGCCGGGCACGAGACGGAGGCGCTCGCGGCGGCCGACCCGCCCGGTTCGGTCGCGCTGTACGGCGCCGACCGGCTGGTCACCCGGTGCGTGCACACCGGGCAGCCGGTCCTGGTGGCCCGGGTCGGCGCGGCGGACCTGCCCCGGATCGCGCGCGACCCCGAGGCGGCCCGGCTGCTGGCGCGGGCCGGGGTCCACTCGTACCTGGCGGTGCCGCTGATCGCGCGCGGCGAGGTGCTGGGGGCGCTCGACCTCAAGCGGGACCGGCACAACCCGCTCCCCTTCGACGCCGACGACGTGCTGCTCGCCCTGGAGCTGGCCGCCCGGGCGGCGGTGAGCATCGACAACGCCCGCTGGTACCAGAGCGTGCGGAACTCGGCGGTGACCCTCCAGCGCAGTCTGCTGCCCGGCGACCCGCCCGAGCGCCCCGGCCTGGAGGCGGCCGCCCGCTACCAGCCCGCCCAGGAGTCCGTCGAGGTCGGCGGCGACTGGTACGACGTCATCGCGCTGTCCGGCGAGAAGACCGCCCTGGTGGTCGGGGACGTGATGGGCAGCGGCATCGACGCGGCGGCGACCATGGGACGGCTGCGGACCGCCACCC
The Streptomyces roseofulvus genome window above contains:
- a CDS encoding alkene reductase, which gives rise to MTTAFDPVDLAGIRLANRIAMAPMTRSRADGRDRTPTAIVAEYYAQRASAGLIISEGIQPVAEGQGYPDTPGLHSREQIAAWRRVTDAVHERGGRIFAQLMHTGRIGHPDLLDGDLHPVGPSPVAAAGQVYTHEGPKDFVTPRELTADQVHEAVAGFASAARNAVEAGFDGVEIHGANGYLIQQFLASGSNHRTDEWGGPVENRIRFAVEVVKAVAAEIGPGRTGLRISPANTLNDISETDTDELYTRLLTAIEPVGIAYLHVLETGPERRPLVLDLRKRFAGTFILNPATGAEPTGAESLALIEDGTTDLVAYGRLFIANPDLPARLRADGPYATPDPATMYAGGPQGYIDYPAL
- a CDS encoding aldehyde dehydrogenase (NADP(+)) — translated: MSAAAVWSVDPRSGKRREQVATEATADRVDRAVRAAHAVRASLADRTVRAAFLRTAADLLDAAADEVVTTADAETALGAPRLTGELARTTAQLRAFADVVDEGAFLDVRIDLPDPSAVPPRPDLRRWKIPLGVVAVYAASNFPLAFSVPGGDTASALAAGCPVVVKAHPDHPATSELTAGLLRRAAAKAGLPEDVVVLLHGFEAGVALVRHPLVAAAGFTGSVRGGRALFDAAAARPAPIPFHGELGSLNPVVVTVGAAAERAEELGAGLAGSMTLGAGQFCTKPGFVLAPAGADGDRFLAALAEGVGQAGPAVLLDHRMRAAFVDGVTERAALDGVAAPVAPGAADEHTVTAGVLTVDAARLADGDHGLLLEECFGPVTVVARYTDEAEITAVLGRLPGNLTATLHCADEDPAAPGLLAALTPLAGRILVGGWPTGVAVAGAQHHGGPYPATTSTSTSVGATAIERWLRPVTYQSTPQHLLPPELRDGNPLGVPRH
- a CDS encoding MFS transporter, with translation MRWYLTGVVVSGFGTTAMWLVSGIWVKSLTGSDGLAALTAFALWAPALLGPLLGTLADRVRRRPLLVALDLAMAAVLPLLLWVTSADRVWLLFAVLVLYGAQGAVHDAAEQALLSAGVGKERLGSVNGWRMTAGESVKLIAPLAAAGLFARYGGGPVALLDAATFVLAAAAFAAMRVREERPVSAVPRARGAWRRETAEGVRLLAASPVLRPLVATGAFTMLLAGVNGAAVYAVVDQGLGRPPAYAGVLYAVQGAGSVLAGLTAGPLLRRVPEQLLAAAGLALFAAAAGLRALPFDATALAASAVIGVGLPWVLVAAMTGVQKEAPAGAAGRIAATANTVLFVPNAVALALGAALVTAVDARLLLPVLAVAGLAWAAVTAAAPARARTGAAAGSP
- a CDS encoding DsbA family oxidoreductase; translated protein: MRVEIWSDIACPWCYIGKARFEKGLAAFAHRDDVEVVHRSFELDPHRAKGDTGPVLEMLAKKYGRTLDEARAMEAHVASNAHAEGLEYRTDGRDHGNTFDIHRLLHLARERGRQNELLDLAYRANFAEERSVFDGETLIALAVEAGLDEAEARAVLADETAYADAVRDDEREAAELGATGVPFFVLDRRYGVSGGQPAEVFTQALEQAWQGRVLQPVAVVADDGAEACGPDGCAVPPRG
- a CDS encoding peptidoglycan D,D-transpeptidase FtsI family protein, with protein sequence MNKTIRRTSVFVLLLVLALLGRATWVQAYENKALANDSKNRRKTIAQYAQPLGNIVVAGSPVTGSKRTESGDLAYERSYPDGELYAAVTGYSSQAYGATQLEGIYSGILDGTDDRLKNPVDVVTRKQQEPGTVVTTIDPEVQKAGYRALGSKKGAAVAIDPASGRILAMVSTPSYDPSAIAGTTDGDAWKKLTEDPDKPLVNRALRQPLPPGSTFKLVVAAAALEDGLYSSVDVRTESPDPYTLPGTRTVLRNENASAPCENATIRTALQYSCNNVFAKMAADLGQDKVRAMAEKFGFDDDERDVPVRAYASVYPSGMDRAQTALTGIGQFDVTATPLQMAMVSAVIANDGQLASPHMVSEVVDSDGDALESFDDGDTTRIVSSATAEQLRSAMVTVVEEGTGSNAAVAGAEVGGKTGTAQHGENNSKTPYAWFTSYAKDPSTGKQVAVAVMIEDSGAARSEVSGNGLAAPVAQKMMAAALR
- a CDS encoding aminotransferase class V-fold PLP-dependent enzyme, with the translated sequence MDSLDQPLGGAEFAPTRTYLNTSACGLLPRRSVDAVTLLARETADGRAGGAGSFDVVDEARAAYARLAGVASERVAVGSSVAVHSGMIAQSMPAGAEILFPEGDFSSLITPFTIRGDLKVRFVPLERLAESVRPETALVGLSAVQSADGRTADLAAVRAAAAAHGARTLLDATQSAGWLPLAAGEWDYTVAGAYKYLLCPRGTSFLTVTEEAQDSLLAIHAGWVTGEERWVNSYGPVRELARSARRFDEPAAFLSYHGAAASLALLEEIGIGRIEAHDKGLAARFRAGLLSLGHRPVMDDSTVVAVPGLGHRADALEAAGVLLSARAGNLRASFHLYNTAADVDRTLDVLAG
- a CDS encoding pyridoxal-phosphate-dependent aminotransferase family protein, producing MTHPLLDLAPMTAAHFASIERRVAALLSTEQDVVITQGEALLPLEGCIRSGARAGSTALNVVTGPYGQTFGNWLRDCGATVVDLAVPFHTAVTAEQVERALAEHPEIDFVSLVHAEAATGNTNPVAEIGEVVRAHGALFYLDAVASIGAEPVLPDAWGVDMCIIGAQKAMGGPAGVSAVSVSERAWERFAANPAAPRRSYLSLLDWKERWIDGGRKALLHAPAQLEMLALEACVERIEAEGLDRLMARHASAAAATRAGAVALGGGLEPYVYEAADAAPVATTLRVPADLDASELVSKALAADPSLPLIAGGGALAREMVRVNHYGADATPNAVQSSLAALGAVLGEAGRTVDLEGARRAVTAAWR
- a CDS encoding IclR family transcriptional regulator, translated to MAGADANGAQVKSAVRTVELLEFFAGRPGMHTLAAVQEAVGYPKSSLYMLLRTLVELGWVETDATGTRYGIGVRALLVGTSYIDGDEVVAASRVTLDRLSDDTTETVHLARLDGTSVVYLATRQSQHHLRPFTRVGRRLPAHSTALGKALLATHDDEQVRELLPKSLPAVTEHTITDRERLIEELAGVREQGFAVDREENTLGLRCFAVAIPYRTPARDALSCSVPAARLTPGHEQLIKDALFDARDRLTLATRRL
- a CDS encoding MarR family winged helix-turn-helix transcriptional regulator: MTTAEPACTEELPSAARGGPVGHTLARVSRTHRIAMGRRLRELGLYPGQELMMMRLWDCGAVRQSELIQSLGLDPSTVTKMLQRLEQCGYVRRSPDPADRRAVLVEATERGQALRAGVEGAWADLEESSLAGLGPAERAELARLLGVLAENLRAEAGDAGDCPPITC